In the genome of Brachionichthys hirsutus isolate HB-005 chromosome 23, CSIRO-AGI_Bhir_v1, whole genome shotgun sequence, one region contains:
- the cnpy3 gene encoding protein canopy homolog 3 codes for MICGRLLSIFLTVSSVRAAKDGGDDEWVHLANKCEVCKFVSIEMKSAFHETGKTKEVIGRNYRFIDSEGAPPIKYVKSDLRFIEVVENVCQRLLEYNLHKERSGSNRFAKGMSETFSTLHGLVNKGVNVVMDIPYELWNETSAEVADLKKQCDVLVEKYEDVIEDWYKGSQDEDLTTYLCEKHVLKGQDAACLGEEWNPKKKGDQAAIPEGTKKKKKKKGGKKEEGRDGNSDGEKASKKKKDKKGKKKTKKSEAPVEKPDGGASSDEDVQPEAPLTGPKTEL; via the exons ATGATTTGTGGGAGGTTGTTGTCGATTTTCTTGACGGTTTCGTCGGTCAGAGCGGCCAAGGATGGCGGGGACGACGAATGGGTTCATCTCGCGAACAAATGTGAAG TGTGTAAATTCGTCAGCATCGAGATGAAGTCGGCCTTCCACGAGACGGggaagaccaaggaggtcatcgGCAGGAACTATCGCTTCATCGACAGCGAGGGAGCGCCGCCGATCAAATACGTCAAATC AGACCTCCGATTTATCGAGGTGGTAGAAAACGTGTGTCAGCGGCTGCTGGAGTACAACCTGCACAAAGAGAGGAGCGGAAGCAACCGCTTCGCCAAG GGCATGTCGGAGACCTTCTCCACCCTCCACGGGCTGGTGAATAAAGGGGTGAACGTGGTGATGGACATTCCCTACGAGCTCTGGAACGAGACGTCGGCGGAAGTGGCCGACCTCAAAAAGCAG tGCGACGTGTTGGTGGAGAAGTACGAGGACGTGATTGAAGACTGGTACAAAGGAAGCCAGGACGAAGACCTGACCACGTATTTGTGTGAGAAACACGTTCTCAAAGGACAGGACGCAG CCTGCCTGGGGGAGGAGTGGAATccaaagaagaagggagaccAAGCAGCCATTCCAGAGggcacgaagaagaagaagaaaaagaagggagggaagaaggaggagggaagagaCGGCAATTCGGACGGAGAGAAGGCgagcaaaaagaagaaggacaagaaagggaagaagaagacgaaaaAGAGCGAAGCTCCGGTGGAGAAGCCGGATGGAGGGGCGTCGTCGGACGAGGATGTCCAGCCAGAGGCGCCTCTGACTGGGCCGAAGACCGAACTGTGA